The following proteins come from a genomic window of bacterium:
- the ilvC gene encoding ketol-acid reductoisomerase has product MKKINIAGFEETIIERTDYPEAKLKEILGKEVITILGYGPQGRGQSLNLRDQGFNVIVGLRKGASWDKAVSEGWVEGKNLFSMEEATKRGTIIQYLLSDAAQITAWPMVRENLKDGDCLYFSHGFGIVFKEDTKIVPPKNVDVVLCAPKGSGLTVRTHYLDGRGINSSYAVFQDATGRAKERVQAVGIAIGSGHLFETTFEKEVRSDLTGERSVLMGLIQGAIKAQYDVLRAHGHSPSEAYNESIEEAFQSLYPLIAENGMDWMYANCSTTAQRGALDWAPKYEAAIKPVIEACYNSVETGNEARISIKANSDPNYRAGLNKELEAIANQEMWQAGRVLREFRPERAFKKK; this is encoded by the coding sequence ATGAAGAAAATTAATATTGCCGGTTTTGAAGAAACCATCATCGAACGCACCGATTACCCTGAAGCCAAATTAAAGGAAATTCTGGGTAAAGAAGTGATCACCATTTTAGGTTATGGCCCCCAAGGTCGTGGCCAAAGCTTAAACCTGCGCGACCAGGGATTTAACGTTATTGTGGGCCTCCGCAAAGGCGCCAGCTGGGATAAAGCGGTTTCCGAAGGATGGGTAGAAGGCAAAAACTTGTTCTCCATGGAAGAAGCCACCAAGCGCGGCACTATCATCCAATATCTCTTATCCGATGCTGCTCAAATTACCGCATGGCCCATGGTTCGCGAAAACTTAAAAGACGGCGATTGTCTCTATTTCTCGCACGGCTTTGGTATCGTGTTTAAAGAAGACACCAAAATTGTTCCTCCCAAAAATGTAGACGTAGTTTTATGTGCTCCCAAAGGCAGCGGTTTAACCGTACGTACTCATTACTTAGATGGCCGTGGTATCAATTCATCCTACGCTGTATTCCAAGATGCAACCGGCCGCGCTAAAGAACGTGTTCAGGCTGTAGGTATTGCTATTGGCAGTGGCCACTTGTTTGAAACCACTTTTGAAAAAGAAGTACGCAGCGATCTTACCGGCGAACGCTCGGTGCTCATGGGTTTAATCCAGGGTGCTATTAAAGCACAGTACGATGTACTCCGTGCTCATGGTCATTCGCCCTCTGAAGCGTATAACGAATCCATCGAAGAAGCTTTTCAAAGCTTGTATCCCTTAATTGCCGAAAACGGCATGGACTGGATGTATGCGAACTGTTCCACCACCGCTCAACGCGGTGCTCTGGATTGGGCTCCTAAATACGAAGCGGCCATCAAACCGGTTATTGAAGCTTGTTACAACAGCGTAGAAACCGGCAACGAAGCCCGCATTTCTATTAAAGCCAATTCCGATCCTAACTATCGTGCTGGTTTAAACAAAGAGCTCGAAGCCATTGCCAATCAAGAAATGTGGCAAGCTGGCCGCGTGCTCCGCGAATTCCGCCCCGAACGTGCTTTTAAGAAGAAATAG
- a CDS encoding hemolysin III family protein, which produces MKTQQTYCPVSGETPTEELINTITHGTGFILAIIGLIALTIIGVLSNQGLILMSSLFYGISLVALYASSTFYHQAKNIRVKRILKIVDHAFIYVLIAGSYTPFTLIGLKGNLGWTMFGIMWGIAFLGVIFKIFYTGRFKIISTLSYVGMGWIALFAIKPLYYALSPHAFTLLWLGGAAYTVGALFYGLKKIPFNHGIFHVFVLAGSACHFASIYSVLVA; this is translated from the coding sequence ATGAAAACTCAGCAAACATACTGTCCGGTTTCGGGCGAAACCCCAACCGAGGAACTCATCAACACCATCACGCATGGAACGGGTTTTATTTTGGCTATTATCGGCTTGATCGCGCTCACCATCATTGGTGTATTATCCAACCAAGGTCTTATCCTGATGAGTAGCTTGTTTTATGGCATTTCACTGGTAGCGCTCTATGCTTCTTCCACTTTTTATCACCAAGCTAAAAATATCCGGGTGAAACGCATTCTTAAAATTGTGGATCATGCCTTTATTTATGTGCTCATTGCCGGCTCGTACACACCCTTTACCTTAATTGGCTTAAAAGGAAATCTGGGTTGGACCATGTTTGGCATCATGTGGGGCATTGCCTTTTTGGGCGTTATTTTTAAAATTTTTTATACCGGCCGTTTTAAAATTATCTCCACCTTAAGCTATGTGGGAATGGGCTGGATTGCTCTTTTTGCCATAAAACCTCTCTATTATGCCCTTTCGCCTCATGCTTTCACCCTCTTATGGTTGGGGGGCGCAGCTTACACGGTGGGCGCTCTTTTTTACGGGCTTAAAAAAATCCCTTTTAATCACGGTATTTTTCACGTGTTTGTGCTGGCCGGATCGGCCTGTCATTTTGCTTCGATTTATTCTGTTTTGGTCGCCTAA
- a CDS encoding phosphoenolpyruvate carboxykinase, translated as MGTANKRFKLEDQGITGVKKVYWDLNAAELYEESLKRGEAWVTEDGALLAETGKYTGRSPNDKFTVKEPSSEANVWWGKVNKPFDAAKFDALEARVLEHLKGKEVFVQDCYGGCDKTHRLPIRIINEFAWHNLFARNMFVRIDDKAELENHKPEYTVIYAPTFKADPARDGTNSEAFIIPHFGKKRIIIGGTSYAGECKKSVFALLNYILPLKGVLSMHCSANIGRDGDTAVFFGLSGTGKTTLSADPDRALIGDDEHGWSDEGVFNFEGGCYAKAIKLNREAEPEIYDCVERFGTILENVVMDKNTRKIDLDDATLAENTRASYPINFIPNAVPSGRGGIPKTIIMLTADAFGVLPPVAKLTSAQAMYHFLSGYTAKVAGTERGVKEPQATFSPCFGGPFMTLHPGVYAKLLGEKIAQNKVECYLVNTGWSGGPYGVGNRVPIKVSRAIVKAALSGALKNVKTVKDPVMGLEVPTECPGVADTSILNPRNTWADKAAYDDKAKHLAGLFRENFKQYAEGVSEEIRNAGPIG; from the coding sequence ATGGGTACGGCAAACAAGCGTTTTAAACTGGAAGATCAAGGTATTACAGGTGTTAAAAAGGTATATTGGGATTTAAATGCAGCAGAATTATATGAAGAATCCCTCAAAAGAGGCGAAGCTTGGGTAACCGAAGATGGTGCCTTACTGGCCGAAACCGGCAAATACACTGGCCGTTCCCCTAACGATAAATTTACCGTAAAAGAACCCAGCTCCGAAGCCAATGTATGGTGGGGTAAAGTAAACAAGCCCTTTGATGCCGCTAAATTTGATGCCTTGGAAGCCCGCGTTTTAGAGCACCTCAAGGGAAAAGAAGTTTTTGTACAAGATTGTTATGGTGGTTGCGATAAAACGCACCGTTTGCCCATTCGTATTATTAACGAATTTGCCTGGCACAATCTTTTTGCTCGCAACATGTTTGTGCGTATCGACGACAAAGCCGAACTTGAAAATCATAAACCTGAATATACCGTGATTTACGCTCCGACTTTTAAAGCCGACCCTGCCCGTGACGGTACCAATTCGGAAGCTTTCATTATTCCTCACTTTGGCAAAAAGCGTATTATCATCGGCGGTACCAGCTATGCCGGTGAATGTAAAAAATCAGTTTTTGCTCTTCTCAACTACATCTTGCCTCTTAAAGGTGTGTTGTCCATGCACTGCTCGGCCAATATTGGTCGCGATGGTGATACAGCCGTTTTCTTTGGTTTATCGGGTACCGGTAAAACCACTCTCTCGGCCGATCCTGATCGTGCTTTAATTGGTGATGATGAACACGGCTGGAGCGATGAAGGTGTGTTTAACTTTGAAGGCGGTTGTTATGCAAAAGCCATCAAGCTTAACAGAGAAGCTGAACCCGAAATTTATGATTGCGTAGAACGCTTTGGAACTATTTTGGAAAACGTGGTGATGGATAAAAACACCCGTAAAATTGATTTAGATGATGCGACCTTGGCTGAAAACACCCGCGCTTCGTATCCTATTAATTTTATTCCTAACGCCGTTCCTAGTGGCCGTGGTGGAATTCCCAAAACCATCATCATGCTTACTGCCGATGCTTTTGGTGTTTTACCTCCTGTAGCTAAACTTACTTCGGCTCAGGCTATGTACCACTTCCTTTCTGGCTATACCGCAAAAGTAGCTGGTACTGAACGTGGTGTAAAAGAACCTCAAGCTACTTTTAGCCCCTGTTTTGGTGGACCGTTCATGACTTTGCACCCTGGTGTTTATGCCAAATTGTTGGGCGAAAAAATTGCTCAAAATAAAGTGGAATGTTATTTGGTGAACACCGGCTGGAGTGGTGGACCTTATGGTGTTGGTAATCGCGTTCCTATTAAAGTATCGCGCGCTATCGTTAAGGCTGCTCTCTCGGGCGCTCTTAAAAATGTTAAAACTGTAAAAGATCCTGTGATGGGGCTCGAAGTTCCCACCGAATGTCCTGGTGTAGCTGATACTTCTATTTTAAATCCTCGTAACACATGGGCTGATAAAGCTGCTTACGACGATAAAGCCAAGCACTTGGCTGGATTATTCAGAGAAAACTTTAAGCAGTATGCTGAAGGGGTATCTGAAGAAATCCGTAACGCCGGTCCTATTGGATAA
- the gltX gene encoding glutamate--tRNA ligase: protein MENSQKLRVRFAPSPTGYLHVGGARTALYNYLLAKKHGGVFILRIEDTDLERSTPESIQAIMDGMNWLDLKWDEGPFYQTKRFDLYKEYIQKLVDAKKAYPCFCTPEELDAKRKIAQDNKQKPMYDRTCLKLSDAEVAAKKDAGLKYCIRFKSPDDGETVINDVIKGRVVVANKELDDLVIARTDGSPTYNFTVVVDDVTMGITHVIRGDDHLNNTPRQLQMYEALGFPVPLFAHVPMILGADKKRLSKRHGATSVMAYREMGYLPHALLNYLVRLGWSYKDQEVFTREELIEKFSLESVSGSAGVFNPEKLLWLNGLYIREAKAEDLLSEVEYQLSLKGITSVDKNLLLQTIKASQEKVKTLTEMAELIDFFFIKITPDQALLDKTFSPDAKKALGLVSQALQGLTDWTSNGIHALFEKLVADTGLGLGKLASPVRVALSGKKISPGIYDMLRILGRDESLKRITPYL, encoded by the coding sequence ATGGAAAACTCCCAAAAACTCCGCGTCCGCTTCGCTCCCAGCCCTACCGGTTATTTGCACGTAGGTGGTGCGCGTACAGCTCTCTATAATTACTTGTTAGCTAAAAAACACGGCGGTGTTTTTATTTTGCGTATTGAGGATACCGATTTGGAGAGAAGTACCCCCGAATCCATCCAGGCCATTATGGACGGCATGAACTGGCTCGATCTCAAATGGGATGAAGGCCCGTTTTATCAAACCAAGCGCTTCGACCTGTATAAGGAATACATTCAAAAATTAGTGGATGCTAAAAAAGCTTACCCCTGCTTTTGCACCCCAGAAGAATTGGATGCCAAAAGAAAAATTGCTCAGGATAATAAGCAAAAGCCCATGTACGACCGTACGTGTTTAAAACTTTCCGATGCTGAAGTAGCAGCTAAAAAAGACGCGGGCCTTAAATACTGCATCCGTTTTAAATCGCCCGATGATGGCGAAACCGTGATTAACGACGTAATTAAAGGACGCGTGGTTGTAGCTAATAAAGAATTGGATGATTTAGTAATCGCGCGCACCGATGGCAGCCCCACCTATAATTTTACCGTGGTAGTGGATGACGTAACCATGGGCATTACGCATGTTATAAGAGGCGATGATCATTTAAACAACACACCCCGTCAGCTGCAAATGTATGAGGCTCTTGGTTTTCCTGTTCCTCTCTTTGCGCACGTACCCATGATTTTGGGTGCTGATAAAAAGCGTTTAAGCAAACGTCACGGGGCTACCTCCGTGATGGCTTATCGTGAAATGGGATATTTGCCGCATGCACTTCTCAATTATTTAGTGCGGCTCGGTTGGTCGTACAAAGATCAGGAAGTCTTCACACGCGAAGAACTGATTGAAAAATTTTCGCTCGAATCGGTATCCGGTTCGGCAGGTGTATTTAACCCCGAAAAATTGTTGTGGCTTAATGGGCTCTATATCCGTGAAGCTAAAGCTGAAGATCTTTTATCAGAAGTAGAATACCAACTCTCGCTTAAAGGCATTACGAGTGTAGACAAAAATTTGCTCCTTCAAACGATTAAAGCCTCTCAGGAAAAAGTAAAAACACTCACCGAAATGGCCGAATTGATCGATTTCTTCTTTATTAAAATTACACCGGACCAGGCGTTATTGGATAAAACCTTTAGCCCGGATGCTAAAAAGGCACTTGGCCTTGTCTCACAAGCCCTGCAAGGGTTAACGGATTGGACGAGTAACGGTATCCATGCCCTTTTTGAGAAGCTCGTGGCCGATACCGGGCTAGGCCTTGGTAAACTAGCCTCTCCTGTCCGTGTGGCTTTAAGCGGTAAAAAAATTAGCCCCGGTATTTACGATATGCTGCGCATTTTAGGACGTGACGAAAGCTTAAAACGTATCACTCCTTATCTTTAA
- a CDS encoding LTA synthase family protein: MHKKSIFYFGIALATLLILAGLPAYIRYQLGYGNLAGFFSDALIAFIFFYPLISLKRRFKWPILLLWFCANAAGFELFKAMLRLPSWPDLLYLDDAVFINNSLFTLRLVTENHLLLFGLGFFALILMPQLNTVRKIKHHLMIVCASIFVLLACHTYLFSKNFNSNIYAQYNPLHWLFIHPLASKQNSPATISEDILHRDLNGTRYFKKGKAKNVLIIAMEGIPGSYITQSRHFFNLPQPQNEMPLLSNLSKQAMVVPDFVAHSHQTIRGLYAMLCSDVSKLSWSTPKATQLQNVPQQASLCLPNQLKKNSYTTHYLQASGLSFMGKDKFMPLIGFDEVHGLEWFDSNKSENRQWGVDDQTFFDGALTYLDTIKNSRKPWLLTLLTVGTHHPYEVSDEFAKNYWDRKQASIAFLDMAISHFMDNLKKKGFLENTLVILTADESHGTELGDWSSSWVPLIVFAPENTKLPKLKSGNYGLLDITLSVLDYLKLEILPSLKGRSIFRNYTKPRILVSFTADRLRWLDENGQRIECTYMGKCQKCDSHSIIGPSYCSGQEFVNSKIWIEQAQWLDNNLSRLTNEVSYQFSTGKKQIIKRAWKDQWADNLTGALYLDFPEKSKTKVHIKWTVHKAPPEGLGLSLFLKQAEQEINEKIPKLETLHEGESGDVTFEITSREARSSFSFHLLAEAPGVVEISDFLVTVSKDL, encoded by the coding sequence GTGCATAAAAAAAGCATCTTTTATTTTGGAATTGCCCTTGCCACGCTTTTAATTCTGGCGGGCTTACCCGCCTATATACGGTATCAATTGGGGTATGGTAACCTGGCCGGCTTTTTTTCGGATGCACTCATTGCATTTATTTTCTTTTATCCGCTTATATCTTTAAAACGTCGGTTTAAGTGGCCTATTTTACTGTTATGGTTTTGTGCAAATGCAGCGGGGTTTGAATTATTTAAAGCCATGCTACGGCTACCATCATGGCCCGACCTGCTGTATTTGGATGACGCTGTTTTTATTAACAACAGTCTTTTTACGCTAAGGCTTGTTACAGAAAATCATCTTTTGCTCTTTGGACTCGGTTTTTTTGCGCTAATCCTCATGCCACAACTGAATACCGTCCGAAAAATCAAACATCATTTAATGATAGTTTGCGCCTCTATTTTTGTACTTCTTGCATGCCATACCTATCTTTTTTCAAAAAACTTCAATTCTAATATTTATGCCCAATACAATCCTTTGCACTGGCTGTTTATTCATCCTCTGGCCAGCAAACAAAACAGTCCGGCCACAATTAGCGAAGATATTCTGCATCGTGATTTAAATGGAACACGCTACTTTAAAAAAGGTAAGGCAAAAAATGTACTTATCATCGCCATGGAGGGTATTCCGGGAAGCTATATTACACAATCCCGACATTTTTTTAACCTGCCTCAACCTCAAAATGAAATGCCCTTGTTAAGTAATTTGTCAAAACAAGCCATGGTGGTTCCCGATTTTGTAGCACACAGCCATCAAACTATCCGTGGATTATATGCCATGCTGTGCTCGGATGTAAGCAAGCTCTCGTGGAGCACACCTAAAGCTACCCAGTTACAAAATGTCCCGCAACAGGCATCGTTATGCCTACCTAACCAACTTAAAAAAAATAGCTATACTACGCACTATCTGCAAGCATCCGGATTATCGTTTATGGGTAAGGATAAGTTCATGCCGCTCATTGGCTTTGACGAAGTACATGGACTGGAATGGTTTGACAGTAACAAATCCGAAAATCGCCAATGGGGAGTTGATGATCAAACTTTTTTTGACGGGGCCCTCACCTATCTGGACACCATAAAAAACTCCAGAAAACCGTGGTTACTGACATTATTAACCGTGGGAACCCATCATCCCTACGAAGTAAGTGATGAGTTTGCCAAAAACTACTGGGATAGAAAACAGGCTTCTATCGCTTTTCTCGACATGGCTATCAGCCATTTTATGGATAATCTAAAAAAGAAGGGATTTTTAGAAAATACTCTGGTTATTCTTACCGCAGACGAATCGCATGGAACAGAGCTTGGCGATTGGTCGAGCAGCTGGGTTCCTTTAATTGTGTTTGCACCAGAGAATACAAAACTGCCCAAGCTTAAAAGTGGCAATTACGGTTTGTTAGATATTACTTTATCGGTGCTCGATTATCTGAAATTGGAAATTTTACCATCGCTTAAGGGCAGAAGCATTTTTAGAAATTATACCAAGCCCAGAATTCTGGTATCTTTTACAGCCGATCGTCTGCGCTGGCTGGATGAAAATGGCCAACGTATTGAATGCACCTATATGGGGAAATGCCAGAAATGTGATAGCCATTCAATTATTGGCCCTTCCTATTGTAGCGGTCAGGAATTTGTAAATTCAAAAATATGGATTGAACAGGCCCAGTGGCTGGATAACAATCTTTCACGACTTACAAACGAAGTATCGTACCAGTTTTCAACCGGCAAAAAACAAATCATCAAAAGAGCCTGGAAAGACCAATGGGCCGACAATTTAACAGGAGCCCTTTATCTTGATTTTCCGGAAAAATCGAAAACGAAAGTACACATTAAATGGACCGTTCACAAAGCGCCTCCCGAGGGGCTGGGCCTGAGCCTGTTTCTTAAACAGGCCGAGCAGGAAATTAATGAAAAAATTCCAAAGCTTGAAACCCTGCACGAAGGAGAATCGGGGGATGTTACATTTGAAATAACCAGCAGGGAAGCACGCAGTTCTTTTTCTTTTCATTTACTGGCAGAGGCTCCGGGAGTTGTTGAGATATCCGATTTTCTGGTTACCGTATCCAAGGACCTGTAA
- a CDS encoding ABC transporter permease: MASYFVKRLTLLVPVLLTVATLVFFLMRLIPGDPVDFILGENALPTDRAKLVEAQHFDKPVFEQYTLYLKDLIKGDLGVSFFGQKKVTTLIAERYPATLQLAIMAMCWGMMIAFPLGLLSALKKGQISDKLGLFFSLLGISLPGFYLGPLLVLAFSIRLDLLPVSGRELPGSVILPSLTMGLGLAAFLTRMIRSSVLDVMKLDYVRTARAKGLSFYKILLKHIVRTALVPVVAVMGLQFGTLLAGAIITEKIFSWPGLGSLLIENISRRDYSVVEGCVMVIAVSYVLVNLITDIIYTKLDPRIELK, encoded by the coding sequence ATGGCTTCTTATTTTGTTAAACGCCTCACTCTTCTTGTTCCCGTTCTTTTAACGGTAGCCACACTCGTCTTTTTTTTAATGCGTCTTATCCCCGGTGACCCTGTGGATTTTATTTTGGGTGAAAATGCTTTGCCGACGGATCGTGCCAAGCTTGTCGAAGCCCAGCATTTTGATAAACCGGTTTTTGAACAATACACACTTTATCTTAAAGATTTAATCAAAGGTGATTTGGGAGTATCTTTTTTTGGCCAAAAGAAAGTAACTACTCTTATTGCCGAGCGCTATCCTGCGACATTACAACTGGCCATCATGGCGATGTGTTGGGGGATGATGATTGCGTTTCCGTTAGGGCTTTTAAGTGCGCTTAAAAAAGGACAAATATCAGATAAACTTGGTTTGTTTTTTTCACTCTTGGGTATTTCTCTTCCGGGTTTTTATTTGGGGCCACTTCTTGTTTTAGCTTTTTCAATCCGTCTCGATCTCTTGCCAGTTTCCGGACGTGAATTGCCCGGTTCGGTGATTCTCCCTAGTTTAACAATGGGTCTGGGTCTAGCAGCTTTCCTCACACGCATGATTAGGTCTTCTGTGCTCGATGTGATGAAGCTTGACTACGTGCGTACCGCCCGCGCTAAGGGCTTATCCTTTTACAAAATTTTATTAAAACATATCGTCCGTACAGCTTTAGTGCCGGTGGTGGCCGTGATGGGGCTGCAGTTTGGTACGCTTTTGGCGGGAGCGATTATTACCGAAAAGATTTTTTCGTGGCCGGGATTGGGCAGTCTTTTAATCGAAAACATCTCGCGGCGTGATTATTCGGTGGTGGAAGGTTGCGTGATGGTGATTGCGGTGTCGTATGTGTTGGTGAATCTTATCACCGATATTATTTACACAAAATTGGACCCTAGGATTGAATTAAAATGA
- the hisC gene encoding histidinol-phosphate transaminase: protein MISSKESIGRLKPYINGRHTGELFEKGARIMKLDSNESTSTPSPHVTGSLIEFVQKSQLNWYPDINSTTLIEKLSKYTGLPTEMIQTFNGSDNALETICKTYLTHGDEVALCMPAYDHFRLYAESCDATLVPVFGPSPFVTKVDALLNAITDKTKIVYIVNPNNPTGLLYNEREIKNILDKAKGQALVIVDEAYFEFCNHSMAHLVPFYSNLIVTRSFSKAFGLAGLRCGYVLTQANNLEAINKIRVGKNINSLAQVAASAALDDVEHMERYVSEVNSARSWLSGKMRNMGLFVHETPANFILLKVANPQGVVDFLAKNNVFVRDRSMIPQLNGFLRITIGHMFIMERFWKVFEKVPAHYLFEQKPANINYN, encoded by the coding sequence ATGATTTCATCAAAAGAATCTATTGGCAGGTTAAAACCCTATATCAACGGCCGGCATACAGGCGAACTTTTTGAAAAAGGCGCTCGTATTATGAAGCTGGATTCTAACGAATCCACCTCTACCCCGTCTCCTCATGTAACCGGTAGTCTCATCGAATTCGTTCAAAAATCTCAGCTTAACTGGTACCCAGATATCAACTCTACCACGCTGATTGAAAAATTATCCAAATACACCGGTCTTCCTACTGAAATGATCCAAACTTTTAATGGATCGGACAATGCTTTAGAAACCATCTGTAAAACTTATTTAACTCATGGCGATGAAGTTGCCCTGTGCATGCCCGCTTACGATCATTTCCGTTTGTATGCCGAATCGTGTGATGCCACGCTTGTTCCTGTTTTTGGGCCATCTCCTTTTGTAACCAAAGTAGATGCCCTCTTAAATGCCATTACCGATAAAACAAAAATTGTTTATATTGTTAACCCCAATAACCCCACAGGCCTCTTGTATAATGAACGTGAAATCAAAAATATTTTAGATAAAGCTAAAGGTCAGGCACTTGTTATTGTAGACGAAGCATATTTCGAATTTTGTAACCATAGCATGGCTCATTTAGTACCGTTTTATTCCAATCTTATTGTTACCCGTTCTTTTTCCAAAGCATTTGGCTTGGCCGGTCTTCGTTGCGGCTATGTATTAACTCAGGCTAATAACTTGGAAGCCATCAACAAAATTCGCGTGGGTAAAAATATCAACTCGCTGGCTCAAGTTGCTGCTAGTGCAGCTTTAGATGACGTTGAACATATGGAACGCTACGTATCCGAAGTAAATAGCGCCCGCTCGTGGCTCTCTGGCAAAATGCGGAACATGGGATTATTTGTTCACGAAACCCCCGCTAACTTTATCTTACTTAAAGTAGCCAACCCTCAAGGTGTTGTAGACTTTTTAGCAAAAAACAACGTCTTCGTCCGCGACCGCAGCATGATCCCGCAATTAAACGGTTTCCTGCGCATCACAATTGGCCACATGTTCATTATGGAACGCTTTTGGAAGGTATTCGAAAAAGTTCCGGCTCATTATCTGTTTGAACAGAAACCGGCTAATATCAATTATAATTGA
- the acs gene encoding acetate--CoA ligase, with translation MTTQSIQSLQQEGQKIKPTPTFQKAAHVKSEAEYQKLYERSIKDSHNFWIEQAKTLTWFKEPTQSLNYTWDTKKRKIEHTWFKDGSLNVSVNCLDRHLTTQPDKIAILWQGEKDEEVRKISYKELHTLTCKLANAFIKMGIKKGDRVCLYMPMVPEAAIAMLACTRVGAIHSIVFGGFSADALASRMNDSECKLLITADVGYRAGKEIPLKKIANEALAKSPSVTKALVLKRGPGTVAMQSGRDIWWHDAVETESNEHQAEQMKAEDTLFILYTSGSTGKPKGVLHTTAGYLLHASLSHKYCFDLQENDVYWCTADVGWVTGHSYIVYGPLANGATSVMFEGVPTFPDEGRFWQVIEKHKVTILYTAPTAIRTLMRFGESIPKKYKLNSLRLLGSVGEPINPEAWLWYYKNVGNEHCPVVDTWWQTETGGILIAPFPGAITLKPGSANRPFFGVEPVILRDDASECNKNEGGKLCIKKPWPGIMRTTWGDHDRFIDTYFSTYNNLYFTGDGCRMDDDGDYWLLGRIDDVVNVSGHRIGTAEVESALVSHKTVAEAAVVAMPHEVKGQALYAFVTLEKGNEATDTLKKELMGHVSKEIGAIAKPEILQFADALPKTRSGKIMRRILRKIAENDLDNLGDTSTLADPGVVDDLVKARAR, from the coding sequence ATGACAACACAGTCCATCCAATCGTTGCAACAAGAAGGGCAAAAGATAAAACCAACCCCAACATTTCAAAAAGCAGCCCATGTTAAAAGTGAAGCGGAGTATCAAAAGCTTTACGAACGCTCGATAAAAGACTCCCACAATTTTTGGATAGAACAAGCCAAAACGCTTACCTGGTTTAAAGAACCCACTCAAAGTTTAAATTACACCTGGGACACCAAAAAAAGAAAAATTGAACACACCTGGTTTAAAGATGGGTCCCTCAATGTGAGTGTGAATTGCCTCGATCGTCATTTAACAACACAACCAGATAAAATTGCCATTTTGTGGCAAGGCGAAAAAGATGAAGAGGTACGAAAAATTTCTTACAAAGAACTCCATACCCTCACCTGTAAACTAGCCAATGCATTCATTAAGATGGGAATTAAAAAAGGCGATCGTGTTTGCCTTTACATGCCCATGGTACCCGAAGCCGCTATTGCCATGCTGGCTTGTACCCGCGTGGGCGCCATCCATTCTATTGTGTTTGGGGGTTTTAGTGCCGATGCCTTGGCCTCACGCATGAATGACAGTGAATGTAAGTTGCTGATTACGGCCGATGTAGGCTATCGCGCCGGAAAAGAAATCCCTCTTAAAAAAATTGCCAATGAAGCTTTAGCTAAATCCCCTTCTGTCACTAAAGCTCTCGTTTTAAAACGCGGGCCTGGAACGGTGGCCATGCAAAGCGGACGCGATATATGGTGGCATGATGCGGTAGAAACAGAATCAAACGAGCATCAAGCCGAACAAATGAAAGCAGAAGATACGCTTTTTATTCTCTACACCTCCGGCTCCACCGGAAAACCCAAAGGCGTCCTCCACACCACCGCAGGCTATTTGCTGCATGCCAGCCTTTCGCATAAATATTGTTTTGATTTACAAGAGAACGACGTTTACTGGTGCACAGCCGATGTAGGCTGGGTGACAGGCCACAGTTATATTGTGTATGGACCTCTTGCGAATGGTGCCACGAGCGTGATGTTTGAAGGCGTCCCCACCTTTCCCGATGAAGGGCGCTTTTGGCAGGTGATTGAAAAACACAAGGTGACCATACTCTACACCGCTCCCACTGCCATCCGCACACTCATGCGTTTTGGGGAAAGCATTCCTAAAAAATATAAGCTCAACAGTCTTCGACTGCTTGGAAGTGTTGGCGAACCCATTAATCCCGAGGCATGGCTGTGGTATTACAAAAATGTAGGAAACGAACATTGCCCTGTGGTGGATACCTGGTGGCAAACAGAAACAGGCGGAATTCTCATCGCTCCTTTCCCTGGCGCCATCACCCTTAAACCGGGCTCGGCTAATCGTCCGTTCTTTGGCGTAGAACCAGTGATATTGCGCGATGACGCTTCGGAATGTAACAAAAACGAAGGTGGCAAATTATGCATTAAAAAGCCATGGCCCGGCATCATGCGCACCACCTGGGGGGATCATGATCGTTTTATCGATACTTATTTTAGCACCTATAACAATTTATATTTTACAGGCGACGGTTGCCGTATGGATGACGACGGCGATTATTGGCTACTCGGCCGTATTGATGATGTGGTTAATGTATCAGGCCATCGCATTGGCACGGCCGAAGTAGAAAGTGCGCTTGTCTCACACAAAACCGTGGCCGAAGCGGCCGTAGTGGCCATGCCGCACGAGGTAAAAGGACAGGCTTTATATGCCTTTGTTACTTTAGAAAAAGGAAATGAAGCCACCGACACCCTTAAAAAAGAATTAATGGGTCATGTTTCTAAAGAAATTGGAGCGATTGCCAAACCCGAAATTTTGCAATTTGCAGACGCACTCCCTAAAACACGCAGCGGCAAAATCATGCGGCGCATTTTGCGTAAAATTGCAGAAAACGATTTGGATAATTTAGGCGATACGTCAACACTGGCCGATCCGGGAGTTGTAGATGATCTGGTGAAGGCGCGTGCTCGTTAG